The DNA region AAACCGGCGAGGGCCACCGCGACGCCGGCGCCCGCGCTCCCGAGCAGGCCGCCGAGGGTCCCCTCCACGGTCTTCTTGGGGCTGACCGCTTCGCAGAGCTTGTGCCGGCCGAAGAGGCGGCCGGAGAGGTAGGCGAAGGAGTCCCCCAGCCACTGGACGAGGAAGAAGAGGACCAGCAGGAGCGGCCCGCGGTCCGTCGAGAGACCGAACCGGATGTCGTACAGCCAGGAGAACAGCACAAAGATGTACAGGAAACCCACGGCGGGCCAGGCCAGGCGCCCCAGGGCCTCCCCGGGCCCGCGCCCCCGGGCGACGGCCAGGGCCCCGGCCACGAGGAAGAACGCGGCGGCGGAGACCGACCGGTGGTCCGGAAAGGCCGGGTAGACCGCAAAAAAGCCGGCCGCCGCCGCGACGACCGTGAGCGCCCAGCCGCCCGAGGCCCCCATCCGCTCCCGGCCCATGCCCTGGAACTCGTGGAAGCAGAGGGTCCCGACCCCGGTCACCACCAGGGCGAAGGCGAGCGGGGAGCACCGGTAGGCCACCAGAAGGACCAGGGGGATCAGGACCAGGGCCGACAGGATCCGCGTCAGCATGGGTCAGGCCTGCGTCACGCCGCCGAACCGGCGGTCGCGTCTTTGGAACTCCCCGATGGACCGGAGGAGGTCGACGGCCTGGAAGTCGGGCCAGAGGACGGGCAGGATGACAAACTCGGTGTAGGCGATCTGCCAGAGCAGGAAGTTGCTCACGCGATACTCGCCGCTGGTCCGGATCAGGAGGTCGGGGTCGGGGATGCCCGCGGTGTAGAGGTGCCGTTCCACGACGGAGGCGTCGATGGCGTCGGGGGCGAGCCGCCCGGCCCGGACCTCCCGGGCGACGGCGATCACGGCATCGACGATCTCGGTCCGCGCGCCGTAGTTGAGGGCGAGGCTGAGCACCATGCCGGTGTTTCCCTCGGTGGTCCTCACGGTGTGCGCCACCATCCGACGGGTGACCGCCCCCAGGTCCGAGAGCTTGCCGACGGTCCGAAACCGGATGTTGTTCCGCATCAGGGTCGGCAGTTCCTCGCGGCTGTAACGCCGCAGCAGGCTCATCAGGTCGCGGACCTCGGTCTTGGGGCGCTTCCAGTTCTCCACGGAGAAGGCGTAGAGGGTGAGGTACTCCAGGCCGAGGGCCGCCCCGGTCTCGGTGATGCGCCGGACCGACTCCGCGCCGGCGTGGTGGCCCTCCGCGCGGGGTTTGCCATGGCGGGCCGCCCACCGCCCGTTCCCGTCCATGATGACGGCGACGTGGCGGGGCAGACGGTGCGGGTCGATGGACCGGAGCAGCTCCATCTCCTCGGACTGCGGCCCGAAACGATCCGTGAAGAAGGTGAGATCCATCGGTCACCCTGGGCCGTCGGGCCTAGTTCTCCACGACGCTGGCGCGGAGGTCCTTTTCGGGGTTCTTGAGCAGGTCCACGGCCTGCTCGAGCTGCTTTTCGTAGACGCTGTCCACGTACTTCCGGTACAGGGACACCGACTCGTCGCCGGTGGACATCTCGTAATCGATGTAGAGGGAGAGGGCAAAGTCCTCCGGAGGGGACTTGAGGTCCGGCCGGATACCGGCCTGGTTGTATTTCTCGTGGGTGATCGCCTGCCCGGAGGGGGTCAGGTAGCGGGCGGAGGTCAGGTAGAGCGCGCTGCCGTCCGGGAGGTCCTGCCAATTCTGTTCCGAGGCCGTCCCCAGCGTCTTCAGACCCACCAGCCTGCCCCGCCCGTTGTCCTTGAGCGCGGCGGCCACCAGTTCGGAGGGCCCCGAGGTGAAACCGTTGACGAGGATCACCAGGGGGCCGGTGAAGACCGCCTTCTCGGGCGCGGCGGGAAGGGCGGCGCGGTCGCCGCCGTGCACGAGGCGGACGGCCAGGGTCCCGCTCGCGACGAAGAGGTTGGCGATGTCGAGGCCCTCCTCGACGGTGCCGGTGCAGCAGTCCCGCAGGTCCAGGACGAGATGCTTCACCCCGCTGCTGACCAGGGTGTTCAGGGCCCGCCGGACCTCGTCGGTCGCCTTGTCGTGGATCTCCCTGACCTTCAGGTAGCCGTAACCGGGCTCGAGGATGCGGAACTCCGGGGCCGAGGGAGTGAAGGACTCCCGCTTGAGAGCCAGTTCCCGCATGTCGTCGTCCTGCCCCCGCTGGATGCCCACCTTCACCTCCGACCCCGCCGGGCCGGTGAGCATCGCCTGAACGTAGGGGAGGGGCATCTCGCTGGTCCCGCGCCCCTCGATCTCCTCCAGGAGGTCCCCGGGAAGGATGCCGGCCTTTTCCGCCGAGGACCCGGGACGAACGGCCATGACACGGTAGAACCCGCTTCGCGGCGCGAGGATGATCCCCGTGCTGAAAGCGGCGAACTCCTTGCGGGCATCGACGAACTTCTTCTCCTCGGGGCTCAGGTAGCAGGAAAACACGTCCACGCCAAAGGCGAGGCCGCGGAGGGCGCCGAGTGTCAGCTTCCGGAGGTCGGGCTTCTCCACGTAGGAATCCTGAACTTTCCGCATCACCTCGTTGAAGACCACGAGGTTCTTGTAATCCTCGTCCTTGGCGGCCACCTGGTTCCAGAGCACCCCGAAGACGAGAAAGACCGTCAACGACGCGGAAACCATGAACACTCCCTTGATCCACCCCGGCATGGTGCGCCTCCGCCCAAAGATAAGCGCACATTATAGACCGAAACGGCAGGCGGGGAAACACAAATTCTCGGGGGTCACCGCGCGGAAAGCCTCGAAGGCGCCAGACAAGTCAGACAAGTCAGACAAGTCGGACAAGTCGGACCGGTCAGATGTTTCCGATTCGCCACGAGAGTTGTCCCGTTCACTTGACAGCGGGTCTTGATGCGGCGGCGGTTCTGGGGCAAAATGTCGGGGCCGCCCAGGAACGGCGGCCACGAGAGGAGGCCCATGGTACCCGTCGAACTCGAACCGGCCCGCGAGCCCCTGGAATTCGGTTTCCAGTGGCACCTCACCGACCGGTGCAACCTCCGGTGCGTCCACTGCTACCAGGACGACTTCTCGCCCGCCGGCGAGCGACCCCTCGACGTGCTGAAGCGCATGGCGGACGCCGTCCTCGGTTCCCTGCCAAACCGGGAGGTCTCCGTCAACATCACGGGCGGGGAGCCGCTCCTGGTCCCCCACCTCGCGCCCTTCCTGCGCCACCTGGAAGGCTACCCCAACCTCCTGGAGATCAACCTCATCACCAACGGCACCATCGCGGGGGAGGACCTCCTGGCGGAGTTGGCAAGCCTCGGAAAGCTCCGATACCTGAAGGTCTCGGTGGAGGCCAGCGTCAACGCCGTCAACGACGCGATCCGGGGCCGGGGGAACCTGGAGCGGGTCCGGGCCGGGATCTCCGCCTATCGCCGGATGCTGCCGCATGTCGGCGTGGTGCTGATGGCGACGCTCGGGCGCCACAACCGGGACGCGGTGGACGGGCTCCTCGGTTTCGCCCGGAGTACGGGCGCCGCCGGCGTGATTTTCGAGCGCTTCGTCCCCCTCGGCGCCGGGCGCGCCATGGCCGACCAGGTCCTCTCCGCGGCAGACTGGCGGCGGGTGACGGCCACCCTGGCGGACCGGGCGGGCGTGGACGCCGACGTTGAAGAGCTTTTACCGTACCGCGCCTGGTGGTTCCGCCTGGACGACCCCGAGGAGCCCCTGGTGGGGGCCCTGTGCAACCTGGGCGAGACGTCCATGGGCCTCATGCCCGACGGGACGGTCTACCCCTGCCGACGCTTGCCCGTTCCCCTGGGCAACGTCCTGGCGGACGCGTTCCCCGTGATCCTCGAGCGATTGAAACCCTACGCCGCGGATCGCGTCAAACCCCGCCTCGACGGCCCCCGCTGCGGGGGCTGCACCGTCACCGGGTGCGCCGGCTGCCGGGCCCTCGCCGCCGCCCTCACCGGCGACCTCCTCGCCGACGACCCCCAGTGCTTCGGACTGCGATAGTGCGCCTTTTCGCTGCCGCTGCGGGGGCTGCGACACGCTTCGCGGCACCGTTTCCCAACCGTCGTTTTCCTTGCAGGGGGATATGTGTTATAAGCAAGAGACGCCTTGCACGGGACCCGGGCGCCCGGCAGACCGCCCCGGAACGAAATTCTCGGAGGAAATCGCATGAGACGTAAAACCCTGGTGTTGTTGCTGACGACCCTGGCGGCGCTCCTGGCCGCCTCCCTCCCGGCCGCGGGACAGACCGCGCCGCCCGGACAGGCCCCGGCTGGGCCGGCCCCGGCCGCGCAGGAACCGCTGTCGGACCCGGGCTGGCCCCGCGACATCCCGGCCGGGGAAGTCACCCTTCGCCTGTTCCAGCCGCAGCTGGAGGCGTGGACCGACACCCTGCTGAAAGCCCGGGCGGCCGTGGGGGTCATCCCCGCCGGCACCCAGGACCCGGCCCACTACGGCGTCATCTGGTTCACGGCCCGGACCGAGGTGGACAAGGTCAACCGCCTGGTGGACCTGGACAACCTGAACCTCGTCAAGGCGGATTTCCCCACGCAGCCTTCACAGGCGGGCGCCTACGGGGCCGCGCTCCAGAAAGGGCTCTCCAGGCAGGATCGCGTGATCTCCCTGGACCGCCTCGAAGCGGCCCTGGCGGCGTCCGAAAGCGCGCCGCCGGTGGAGACCCACGCCGTGCGGAACGACCCGCCCAGGGTCTACTTCAGCATGACCCCCGCCCTGCTGGTCCTGGTGGACGGGGAACCCGTCCTCCGGCCGATGGAGGGCACCGGGCTCCAGCGCGTCATCAACACGCGGGTGCTCCTGGCCAACGACCCCAAGGACGGCGTTTACTACCTGCGCATCATGGACGGCTGGATGAGTGCGAAAACCCTGGACGGGGGCTGGGCGCCGGTGAAAAAAGCGCCCCGGAGCCTGGCCAAGGCCCTGGCCGCCGCCACTGCCGCCGGCCAGGTCGACGTTCTGGAAGGCCAGCCCCTGGAAGGTGACAGCGGGGAAAAGATGACCCTGGAGTTGGCGGCCAGGAGCGGCAAGGTCCCCGCCATCCTCGTCAGCCTCGTCCCCGCGGAACTGATCCAGACCCAGGGTACGCCGCAGACCGAGGCCATCCCCGGCACTGGTCTCCTCTGGGTGACCAACACGGGCAGTAACCTGTTCACGGACCCGGCGACTTCCCACTATTACGTACTCCTCTCCGGCCGCTGGTTCCGGTCAACAGCCCTGGCGGGGCCCTGGGAGTTCGTGGCCGGGAGCCAGCTCCCCGCCGGTTTCGCCCGCATCCCCCTGGACCACGCCAAGTCAGGCGTGCTGGCCTCGATCCCGGGCACCGGCCCCGCCAAGGAGGCGCTGATCGCCAATTCCATCCCCCAGACGGCCACCATCACGCGCAGCGCAGCCAAGCTGGAGGTGAAGTACGACGGCGACCCGAAATTCAAGGACATCGAGGGGACAAACCTCAAGTACGCGGTCAACGCCCGGACCCCCGTGATCCGGGTGTCCCCGGACGCCTTCTACGCCCTGGAGAACGCGGTCTGGTTTACGGCCTCCGTCCCGAAAGGGCCGTGGGCGGTGGCGACCTCGGTCCCCGCGGCCATCTACGCCATCCCGGTAAACAGCCCGCTCCACTACGTCACCTACGTGCGGATCTACGGGTACACCGACACCGTGGTCTACGTCGGCTACACACCCGGCTACTACGGCACCGTGGTCACCCCCGAGAAGGTGGTGGTGTACGGCTCGGGCTGGTACTACCCGCCCTACGTCGGGGCCTGGTGGTACGGCTGGCCCTGCACCTACGGCTACGGCGCCACCTTCGTCTGGACCTCCGGCTGCGGCTGGGCCATCGGGTTCGGCGTCGGTTACGGGTGGGGCTGGTACCACCCGTACTGGGGCCCGTGGTGGGGCTGGTACGGCCCCTGGTACCCCGCCTGGGGCTGGGGCGCCTGGGGCGGCTTCGCCGCGGTGAACGTCTACGGGCGGTGGGGGGACGTGGCCTTCCACGGCACGCGGGCGGCCTGGGCCAACCCCTGGACCGGCAACATCGGCAGCAGCGCCCGTTACCGGGGCTACAACCCCAGCACGGGCACCTACAGCCGGGCCGGGCGCATCAGCGACACCAACGTCTACACCGGGAACTGGGTGAACGCCAAGGGCGGGGCCGCCTACAACCCTGAAACCGGCCGGGTGATCGCGGGCGGAAAGATCGAGGGCGGCAACATCTACTCGGGCGACCACGGGAGCGCGGGCGGCGCCGTGATCTATGACAGGGACACCCACAACGGCGCGGCCATCGGCAAGAACGACATCTACGCCTCCAAGGACGGCGACGTCTACCACTACGACCGGGACACGAAGACCTGGTCCAAGCGGGATGACGGGTCCTGGGAGCCGGTGGACCCGCCCGACGGCGGCCGGCAGCCCAAGGACGGCGCCACGACCGGCGACGGCCGCGACCGCCACGACCGGGATGTCCCCGCCGCGAAGGCCGACGGGCAGGACCGCCGTACCTCCGACGCCGCCCGGGAACCCGCGTCCGCTCGGCACCGGGACCGGGGTGCGACCCGCGACCTCGATCGGGACTACGAAGCCCGGAGCAAGGGCGAGTTCCGCAGCCGGCGCTTCGACGCCGACAGCGGCGGCTGGCGGAGTCGCCGGGGCGGCGGCGGGGGCGGCGGGCGGATCCGGCGCCGCTAAGGGCTGTGGCGCGGGCTTCAGCCTGCGCGGAGGAATCCCGAGGAATCCGTGAAAGGGTCCCTGTTGATTCCCGCCCTGTAAGCCCGAAAGGGTGCGGGGAAGCCGGGTCCTTCATGGCCCGCGGCGCGACACGAAGCGTTCGTGCCTCCCCTTTCCCGCGTATTCCGCGGCGCCGATTATTCCGCACCCATCATCTTTTCTTTGCGTTCTTTGCGCCTTGGCGAGATAAAAATCCGGATCGGCTCTCGCCAAGGCGCCGTTCCGTGCAGGGTGCCCCATCAGCGCCGTCTACCGCGTGGGTTGCGCTGGGGTCGCGCCCTCCCGCGCGCCGCCGGCAAGAACTCGCTGCCCGGAGGGACGGCCAGAGCCAGGGGAAGCATTCCTTGTGCAAATTGGCAGGAGGGTACCTGGCGGCGCAGGGGATGACGGTCATCGCTTCCAGCGAGAGATGGCCCGATCGGTCTCGCGGATCGCGGATTGGAGCCACCCGCGCTCGATAACGTTGGTGCACCGGGCCAGGAGCGCGCGGAGCGCCGTCAGGCGGGCGTCGAGCGCCCCGGCGTGACCCGGTTCGGCGGCGAGGGCCGCGTCCGCCAGGCGGAGCGAGCGAACCGCATCCCCTTCCCCGAGCGCCTCCACGGCACGCCGGGTGACGGCGTCCGCCCCGCCCGCCAGGCGGACCAGCTCCGCGTCGGTGTCGGCGGGGGGCAAGGTGTACAGGTTCGCCGCGTTTCCGTCGAACCACCCGGCGTACCCCTCGAAGATCCCCCGGACCGACCAGGACACCCGCCCGTAGAACTGCGGGACCTCGAGTTCCGGCGGGAGGCGGACCTCCCGCATCAAGGTGAAGACGTCCTTCCCGGCGTTCATGCCCGCCACCACGTCATCGTGCACCTTCCGAACGGCGTCCCGGTAGCGGGTCAGCTTCCGCCGGACCAGGTCCCGCCCCACCAGCGGCTCCCCGTGCCCGGGGAGCAAAAGCTCCGGTTGCAGGGCCAGGGCCTTCTCCAGCGCGGCAACGTACTCCAGCGCCCACCGGGGTTTCGTCCCCCGGGGGGTGTAGAGGTTCGGGAAGGAGGCGTAGTAGTTGTCGCCGATGAAAACAGCCTTGAGGGCTGGCACCCAGATCAGCGACTGGTCCGGCGTCTCGCCGCCCACGTGGATCATCTCGAAGCGCATCCCGCCCACGGTCAGGACGTAGCGGTCGGTGAAGAGGACCGTGGCCTCGACGGGAGTCTCCGCCCCCGGGGGGGCGGGAACCGGCTGAGCGCCCTGGGCGGCGCGGCGACCCTCCAGGAACGGCCGGAGCCGGTCGTGGTAACGCAGGAACTCCACCATCTCCCGCTGGGCCACCACGGGGGTTGAGGCGCCGTTCTTCCACGACGCGATCCCGCCCCGGTGGTCCTCGTGGGCGTGGGTCAGGAGGACGGCTTTCAGGGGGGAACCTTTCGCGACCCGCCGGAGTGGGCTCTGCGGGGAGGATGCCCCGCCGGGGTCGATCACCACGCTTC from Acidobacteriota bacterium includes:
- a CDS encoding phosphatidate cytidylyltransferase, which encodes MLTRILSALVLIPLVLLVAYRCSPLAFALVVTGVGTLCFHEFQGMGRERMGASGGWALTVVAAAAGFFAVYPAFPDHRSVSAAAFFLVAGALAVARGRGPGEALGRLAWPAVGFLYIFVLFSWLYDIRFGLSTDRGPLLLVLFFLVQWLGDSFAYLSGRLFGRHKLCEAVSPKKTVEGTLGGLLGSAGAGVAVALAGFPERAWWPFAAAAVFLGAAGQVGDLMESLFKRCCGVKDSSGLIPGHGGMLDRIDSLLFTAPVFYFLMGMVLKHA
- a CDS encoding isoprenyl transferase, yielding MDLTFFTDRFGPQSEEMELLRSIDPHRLPRHVAVIMDGNGRWAARHGKPRAEGHHAGAESVRRITETGAALGLEYLTLYAFSVENWKRPKTEVRDLMSLLRRYSREELPTLMRNNIRFRTVGKLSDLGAVTRRMVAHTVRTTEGNTGMVLSLALNYGARTEIVDAVIAVAREVRAGRLAPDAIDASVVERHLYTAGIPDPDLLIRTSGEYRVSNFLLWQIAYTEFVILPVLWPDFQAVDLLRSIGEFQRRDRRFGGVTQA
- a CDS encoding radical SAM protein codes for the protein MVPVELEPAREPLEFGFQWHLTDRCNLRCVHCYQDDFSPAGERPLDVLKRMADAVLGSLPNREVSVNITGGEPLLVPHLAPFLRHLEGYPNLLEINLITNGTIAGEDLLAELASLGKLRYLKVSVEASVNAVNDAIRGRGNLERVRAGISAYRRMLPHVGVVLMATLGRHNRDAVDGLLGFARSTGAAGVIFERFVPLGAGRAMADQVLSAADWRRVTATLADRAGVDADVEELLPYRAWWFRLDDPEEPLVGALCNLGETSMGLMPDGTVYPCRRLPVPLGNVLADAFPVILERLKPYAADRVKPRLDGPRCGGCTVTGCAGCRALAAALTGDLLADDPQCFGLR